TACATATTTGAGGTTATTTGAGAAGAAGGATTTGTCTGATATATCATTGTTCTCATCCTCATGTAAGTACGATTTGAAAAGAATTACTTttcatgtattattattttattgaaatgcTCATATCTTttctaaaaataagaaatgtgTTAGTTTCAATAATAGATAACAAATAAGAAGTAACAAAGTGCACTTGCACTTAGCTCTCTAGGTTAACGCTAATAATGTCTACCTAGCATCACACCTTCTCTAAGTTTTAGTATTGGACACCAAGTCTTTCAATGAGCTTATTAGAGGGAGAGATCGGTTAGTCGTGAAAGAACCCTTCCCCATTCCCCTTCCCCCATTTCTGGGGTCTCGTCCTCTTTAGTAGGAGAGACTACACATTTCAAAAGGAGAaacttagaaaacaaaaaacaaataaaaaaatcatcattaaTGCAAACAAGGCAATAACCTCGGTTAGAGCAAAATTCAGGATTACATATCCGAATAGTTGTTTTGCCAACGATGAATTCTTGCTACAGAATGAATTAATGAACTGAATATGTTTTCAATTCCTATAACAACTTCCGCTTAAATAATTGTAGCAACTTTCAAACCCATTAATTTTGTACCTTCTAACATCTGGAATTGAGAAAGTCTCATCACACTCTTTCATTCACAATTTTATGGTTTTGTTACTTCTTCTATTCGTTCATTTTCTTTTGGACatctttgaaataataataatatattaattttaactataagtttaaaattataatctaacattttaatttattaaaacatttttttaatctatcatattatcaaaatgtttacaaatttttataaactttatctttaaatctctttacttttatctttaattttttaaaaataaacaagataaactttatttttaaatcccttaaaattatctttaaattccTCCAAATCTACTTAATTACCGTCTTTAAATTCACCCTTAAAATTCAACACATGTGTTTTGGCATTCCCATGGCTAATTCTTTTGTTCTTTCTATTGAACTTGGATACGATTCGATGATAGCAGCTTCAGAATAATCTAATGATCTTGTAAGTTGTATggtaaaaacataatatataattatacttttttttaaaataatctgtcAATAGCAgcaagtatttatatattttaattttgatacaaattgaaaaaatatatatttttgttactaAAAGTttgatttcattaattttatttacattttattattaattaaatacatatttaatctctaataattataacatatcttatgaaaaaaaaataaatgctaATATACAATTTCAGTCTTTTGATttttagcttttattttataaattcaattttttaatttttttcaatattaattacatattaatattaattttttatttaatatatatatatatatatatatatatatgacaattattatgtataaaatatatattcaattatattaaatattaataaaattaataaaattaaattattatattaaaacagtaaatttattaaaaataaaatatatcaataatttttatatttaaccaataatttgtttttattttttttatggtgaaGTAGAATTCCTATTTTGGtgtgattattaattttttatgtttaatatggTGGAATTTTCTATTATATCTTTCTAATACACGCCTTTATTGTTTCTGTTAATTGTTTTTCTAGATGTGTCCGCAatgttgtttttaaatatttattaattaaagtcTCTAcgtttttcaaataaaataaaaataatattttttaaaagaataaatatgaattttaaaaattccttTAAAATTACGATgattatctaaaattatttcttatttaaattcaataatttacataatttaattcgATAAATACTTGTAACTCCAAATTGCTAGCAAACAAACAATAACCCATGTCAAATCAAACAATCTTCTCACTTTAAACCAACCTCACTCCTTCTCCTTTTTCATTACTATACTTCTCGATTCTATATACCACAGTCTGCACTGacagagagaaaataaaataaaaatatagtaataccttttcttttatttgactaaaatgtatacaaaaaaacaagttttaaattttttcttttattttatttttcttcgcTCTTTCTTTTTCCACTACAAGAACCAAAGGGGTTATGTCTTTTTGCGCTTTGATTGAAAACATTTGGCCATTGTGTAATAACAAGCTGTTCCTTCTTCCTTCCATTGTTACTCCTTTGGTACTATTTGTTACCCTGTCCCATCATCGGAGCATCTCTCGTGATTCTCTCGCTTTCTCTGTTCATCGTTTTCTTTCTGTATGCCCAGAAGAATGTAGGCTTCAAAATGcacccctttttttttctttccagttGTTGATCACAACCTCTTTGAAAGTTTTTTGGGTTTTCGACGCTGTTTTGAAGTTTTGGATGTTCGATAAACCCCATTTAAtcgatttttgaattttgaactGGGTTTGCCTGTTCTCTTTTCTGGTTCATACTTGCAAGTTCTTGAACAGTGAGTGCCGCTTATGGAAGGTTTTGAAGTTTACGCGTTGTTTTTGGATTAAACCCCGTTCcatctgtttttaattttttgaacaGTGTCAGTTCTGCTCCCTTTTCTTGTTCTTACTTGCATGGGCAGTGAACGCCACTTATGATGCTTTGATACATTGATAAAGTTTCTAAGTACTAGAATCTGTACCGTTGAACTGTTCTACTTTTTCTTGTTTCATGGTTCTtgtgaattgaaatttaaaatgtgGTGTAGGATCGTTTTGCTGTTCTTGAATAGTACTTTCTTTGCAAGTTTCCTTTGTGGCATTTGTGTTTTAGGCTAACCTTTTGTTCTCTTATTGACTAATTTTGTTCTTGGATTGAGTTGCATTCAACTTTTACAATGACATTTGTGGGATATGTATGTACTGGGGTTGTGAATAATCTATTCATCTTCTCAATAACTTAAATAAGAAAACCCATTTTTATCGTCCAAACCTTGATTTCGATTAGCACAAGAGATGTTTTTCAAGATAACGACAACTTTCAGTTCTTTATACTATAATTTTGACATAGATGGTATAGGAAATAACCTTTCTCTTCTCATGCCAGGGCGGGGGCAAGGAAGAAAGGACAAGCTCCTCAGTACTGTGGGAATCAACCTTTCCCTCCAAATTTATCTTGTGGCAGAAATTTGAGGAAGAGTGAACTTGGTGCTGTAATCTTTGGATGCAAGAACGCCACAATGAAAGAATGCCTCTCTAAACAACTCTTTGGTCAGTTCTTCTCTGTCTCcctcttcttttcctttctctaaAATATAGCGTCGACAAACACTTACATGACACAATGTCTCTAAAAACTGGTACGATATTGCAGCCACATGTCTGCAATGTTAAGGATGACAACAAAACTGCATCTGTGAGTCCGTCAATAATCCGAAAGTATTTACGATATTCAgcattttgaaatgaaaattgtgTTCTATATGACTTGGAGACACTTATATCTTTTCATGAACTTAGTGCTTAAAATTggtattatttatatatgataatCAGTACTGGCAACGAAGATAAGGATTGAAATCTCTAGCTCATGGATACATTTATCTGTTTTCAACAGGCTTACCAGCTCAGCACTTCTCTTATGTGAAGAATATTGATCCAGGATTGCCTctgtttttgtttaattatactGACCGGAAGCTTCATGGAATTTTTGAGGCAgctagcaaagggagaatgtTTATAGATCCCTATGGATGGACTACTGATGGTTCAgagaaaacacaatatcctgcaCAGGTATATCACTCACTCACTTGAATTCTATAATTGATATGGTTTTGTTATTGAAGATAATTCTGGTCATGATACATGAAAAACCTTTTATACTCATACtcttcattaaaatatttaaggtGCAAATTTGTGTTCGACTTAAGTGCCAGCCACTGTCCGaagataaatttaaagaattacTTGCAGACAACTACTACACTCATAACCATTTCTGGTTTGAGCTAGACCATGCGCAAACAAGCAGACTTATTTCGTTACTATCATCTGGATCAATTGTCTCTGGTAATTCTGTCTCGCAGAATACACCAAATTGGATGACTTTATCTCGACCTCTTACATCAAATGAGACTTCGAGGGAAGATGAAACATCTAAAAGGCTTGAATTAGAGACAGACTATTCTACCCACTCAAGTACAAGAAAATATTGGACAGAAAATGATTCTTCTTTTGTAGAACACAACCAGCCATTAGATACTACTGAGGTTGAGAATGAAG
This sequence is a window from Vigna angularis cultivar LongXiaoDou No.4 chromosome 2, ASM1680809v1, whole genome shotgun sequence. Protein-coding genes within it:
- the LOC128195284 gene encoding LOW QUALITY PROTEIN: ATP synthase subunit 9, mitochondrial (The sequence of the model RefSeq protein was modified relative to this genomic sequence to represent the inferred CDS: inserted 1 base in 1 codon; substituted 1 base at 1 genomic stop codon), producing the protein MLEGTKLMGLKVATIIXAEVVIGIENIFSSLIHSVAXNSSLAKQLFGYVILNFALTEVIALFALMMIFLFVFCFLSFSF